The Terriglobus roseus region CGCATGAAGAACCTCGTCGAACAGGCGAAGGCCAAGGGTGAAGTGTTCACACCCGGCTCCAAACACGAGTTCCTCACCGAACCCGTGGAACGCGCACTGGCGGAAGAAGCTGGACGCCGCGCCGCATGGGTGGAAGGTCTGCGCAAGGATGGCGACTACACGCTCGCTCTCGCCACCATCGCAGAGCTTCGTCCCTTCGTCGACGCCTTCTTCGACAAGGTGATGGTCATGGCACCCGAACCGCAACTGCGCGCCGCACGCCTGGGCCTGCTGCTGCGCATTCTGATGGACTACAGCAAGGTCGCAGACTTCTCAGAGATCGTGATCGCGGGCTAAATGCTCCAATGAAAAAGAAACGCCTTCCAGTTCTTCACTGGAAGGCGTTTCGCTTTGCAAAAGAGAATTAGTTCACGCGCTGTAACGTAGCAATCAGCTTCTCTGCCAGCGGCTCACCGCTCTCGGTCCAGAGCAACCGCGATGAAATGCCGCAGTGCTTCTCGACACTCAGCACAAAGGCCAGCAGCTTCTCCACGTTCTGCTGCAGACGCTTCTGTCCGTCCTCATCCAGATCGTTTTCATCCTGCACCCACGGCGTATCCAATCCGAAGTCCACGCGGATGTGTCCGTTCTGCTCGTAGCTGGCGTCGTCAAACTCCGGCCCAAAGCCGATGATTTTTACGGTCGCCGGTTCCAGCCGCCAGGTGCTGTCGAAGCCCTCGGCGCCTTCTTCCGGCTGCCACAGTTGCCACTTGACCTCAAACTCATAGGCCATGTCGTCATGAAGCTGTTCGGTGGCTTCGGCGACGGCATTCTTCGCCAGCGAGTCATCCGAATCTTCAGATCGGTCGTCATTCACAAAGATGCGTTGAAACACCGGCGACTCATTCCACCCAAGCGGAATAGCAGACGCCACGGCAATGCGTCCGTGGTTGTCTGCCACCTTGGCAAACTGTTCCAGGACAGCGGTGAGCTTCTCCGGCAGAGAAGCAAGACGGAAATTCGGAAACCAGAGGCTTAGATAGAGCTGATCGGCCATAACCAATATTGGATGCTACTGCACGGAATGCGTTTCATGATGCGGAAAACGGACACACACCCCTGTTCCCTGAGAAGATAAACAGCAATGGCAATGGGCAGCAGACGGGGCAGGGCAGGCGGCATTTCGGTGACGCGTCTTCGCCGTTGGCTCCTCGTCGGCGTCATTGTCCTGCTCGTGGCTCTGGCGTCGTTCATCGGCATCGCCCGCTACAAAGCCCGCAAGTTCCTGCATGATCTGCCCGCAAAAATGGGCATCGACATCAAATCGCAGGCCAATGGCTTCACCTATTCGCAATCCGTAAAAGGCCACACGCTGTTCACGCTGCACGCGGCCAAAGCCATCCAGCGGCAGAACGGCAAGACCACGCTCCACGACGTCGCCATCACCTTGTACGGCCCCGAGGGTTCGCACGAAACGGACAGTATCCGTGGCGCTGAGTTTGAGTACGACCAGAACAATGGCATCGTGAAAGCCATGGGCGAAGTACATCTCGACCTGGCATCGCCCGCCAACGCGCAACAAAACCCCAGTGCGAAACGAATCTCGGTAACCACCAGCGGTCTGGTCTTCACCCAGAAAGAGGGCGTCGCCACCACCGACCAGCCGCTGCACATTGAGTACGGCGATTTGCATGGCACGGCCACGGGCGCTGATTACACAACAAGCACCGGCCTTCTCAATCTTCATTCCGCCGTGACCATGGATGGCACGCAGGACCGCCAGCCAGTCCACCTGACCGCAGCTTCCGCTCAACTCGACCGGAACCAGCGCCTCGCCACGCTACACACTGCTCTCGTGCGTACCGGCGAGATGGATGCGCAGGGCGACACGGTCGTTCTGGATGCGGGCCCATCCGGCGGCATCGACGAGATCCGCGCCGACGGCCATACGTCTCTACAGAGTGGCGACGGCATCCGCGCACAGGCTCCGAAGCTCGTCGCCAAAATCTCGGAACAGAACAAGCCGACGTTGGTCACCATGTCCGGCGGTGTTACGTTGTCTCATCCTGAGGGCAGCGGTTCCGGACAAACGGCTGTGATGCACTTCGATGCGGCAGGCAATGCGAAGACAGCGGAACTCACCGGCGGGGTTACGCTTGACCATCATTCGGCCACATCGCTGGATCACCTCACGGCTGACAATCTCGTCGCAGACCTCGCGCAGGACGCTACGCGCCACACGCTCCTGAAGGACGCCACTGCCACAGGCCACGCGCAGCTTCATTCCACCACTACAGGAAAGCCAGCAAAAACAACCGCAGTCTCTGGCGACACGCTGCATGCCATCATGGCAGCCTCCGGCAAGAAGCACTACGTTTCTTTGCTGACCGGCAGCGGCTCCACGCGACTGGATGAAGACGACGGCGCAGGCACCACACGCACCAGCACCGGCGACACCCTGCAGGTAAAGCTACTGCCACCCGGAGCCGGGAAAACCGCGTCGTCCGTGCAATCGGCAACGCAGGATGGCCGAGTGACCGTCAACGCGAAGTCGCCTGCGAAGAATGGCAAGGCTGCATCCGAAACTCACGCAACCGCTTCCCACGCTGACTTCGATGGCGCCACCGGCAAACTGCTGCTCACCGGCGCGCCCAGCGTCACAGGCGATGGCATGCAGATCGCTGCTGACCACATCACACTTACCCAGGGCAGCGGCGATGCCGAAGCGACGGGCGGCGTCCGTGGCGTCTACCAGTCCAAGCAGAACGATCCCGTACACGTCACAGCGGAACACGCCACCGTCGCAGGGTCCGTTGCAAAATTCTTCGCTGGAGCGCATGCCGCACGCATGTGGACGTCGTCATCGCAGATGGAAGCGCCGGTCATCGAAGTGGATCGCACCACCAACCGCCTGATGGCGCATGCCCCCTCCGGTTCTCCCGCAACAGGCACAGTCCATCT contains the following coding sequences:
- the lptC gene encoding LPS export ABC transporter periplasmic protein LptC, with protein sequence MAMGSRRGRAGGISVTRLRRWLLVGVIVLLVALASFIGIARYKARKFLHDLPAKMGIDIKSQANGFTYSQSVKGHTLFTLHAAKAIQRQNGKTTLHDVAITLYGPEGSHETDSIRGAEFEYDQNNGIVKAMGEVHLDLASPANAQQNPSAKRISVTTSGLVFTQKEGVATTDQPLHIEYGDLHGTATGADYTTSTGLLNLHSAVTMDGTQDRQPVHLTAASAQLDRNQRLATLHTALVRTGEMDAQGDTVVLDAGPSGGIDEIRADGHTSLQSGDGIRAQAPKLVAKISEQNKPTLVTMSGGVTLSHPEGSGSGQTAVMHFDAAGNAKTAELTGGVTLDHHSATSLDHLTADNLVADLAQDATRHTLLKDATATGHAQLHSTTTGKPAKTTAVSGDTLHAIMAASGKKHYVSLLTGSGSTRLDEDDGAGTTRTSTGDTLQVKLLPPGAGKTASSVQSATQDGRVTVNAKSPAKNGKAASETHATASHADFDGATGKLLLTGAPSVTGDGMQIAADHITLTQGSGDAEATGGVRGVYQSKQNDPVHVTAEHATVAGSVAKFFAGAHAARMWTSSSQMEAPVIEVDRTTNRLMAHAPSGSPATGTVHLLLPASAAGKEKSSGVVRIVGTTLLYVPAEGAHLAHADVTGGVTMQTSGASLAARQAIATLSGTTPGVLSGSVQQIVATGAVNITQPGRTGQGERLVYTAADERYVLTGTPQNQPKVIDSQKGTITGTTLTLHGGDNNVEVEGAGTHRVHTEVEANPQKK